In Vitis riparia cultivar Riparia Gloire de Montpellier isolate 1030 chromosome 19, EGFV_Vit.rip_1.0, whole genome shotgun sequence, the following proteins share a genomic window:
- the LOC117908696 gene encoding uncharacterized protein LOC117908696, with amino-acid sequence MDALTTAIFIFFYVFSLLRISAAVDTITVNQPIRDGETITSAGGTFELGFFSPGNSKNRYLGIWYKKVAPRAVVWVANRESPLTDSSGVLKVTQQGILVVVNGTNGILWNSNSSRSALDPNAQLLESGNLVMRNGNDSDPENFLWQSSDYLCDTLLPGMKFGWNRVTGLDRYLSSWKSADDPSKGNFTYGIDLSGFPQLLLRNGLAVEFRAGPWNGVGFSGLPHVIENSVTKFHLVSNEKEIYFSYSLVDSSVIMRLVLTTDGYSRRSTWTDKKNEWTLNRNAQRDHCDNYALCGGYGICKTAQSQICDCMKGFRPKFQINWDMADWSNGCVRSTPLDCQTDGFVKLSGVKLPDTRNSSFNESMNLKECASLCLRNCSCTAYANSDIRGGGSGCLLWFGELIDIRDFTQNGQEFYARMAAADLDAFSSTNSSSKKKQKQVIVISISITGIVLLSLVLTLYMLKKRKKQLKRKRYMEHNLGDEGHEHLELPLFDLDILLNATNNFFRDNKLGEGGFGPVYKGILQKGQEIVVKMLSKTSRQGLKEFKNEVESIAKLQHRNLVKLLGCCIQGRERMLIYEYMPNKSLDRFIFDQMRSGVLDWPRCFLIINGIARGLLYLHQDSRLRIIHRDLKAENILLDNEMTPKISDFGITRIFGGNETEANTTRVVGTLGYMSPEYASEGLYSTKSDVFSFGVLVLEIISGKRNKGFNNPDHDLNLLGHAWALFIEDRSSEFIDASMGNSCNLSEVLRSINLGLLCVQRFPEDRPNMHYVVLMLSSEGALPQPKEPCFFTNKNMMEANSSSSNQPTIMVLENLRLFIFIFYLGTTMDALTTAVFIFFYVFSLLRISAAVDTITVNQPIRDGETITSTGGTFELGFFSPGNSKNRYLGIWYKKVAPRTVVWVANRESPLTDSSGVLKVTQQGILVVVNGTNGILWNSNSSRSALDPNAQLLESGNLVMRNGNDSDPENFLWQSSDYPGDTLLPGMKFGWNRVTGLDRYLSSWTSADDPSKGNFTYGIDLSGFPQLLLRNGLAVEFRAGPWNGVGFSGLPQVIENSVTKFHFVSNDKEIYFSYSLVDSSVMMRLVLTPDGYSRRSTWTDKKNEWTLYTTAQRDHCDNYALCGGYGICKTAQSQTCDCMKGFRPKFQINWDMADWSNGCVRSTPLDCQTDGFVKLSGVKLPDTRNSSFNESMNLKECASLCLRNCSCTAYGNSDIRGGGSGCLLWFGELIDIRDFTQNGQEFYARMAAADLDAFSSTNSSSKKKQKQVIVISISITGIVLLSLVLTLYMLKKRKKQLKRKRYMEHNLGDEGHEHLELPLFDLDILLNATNNFSRDNKLGEGGFGPVYKGILQEGQEIAVKMLSKTSRQGLKEFKNEVESIAKLQHRNLVKLLGCCIQGRERMLIYEYMPNKSLDRFIFDQMRSGVLDWPRRFLIINGIARGLLYLHQDSRLRIIHRDLKAENILLDNEMTPKISDFGIARIFGGNETEANTTRVVGTLGYMSPEYASEGLYSTKSDVFSFGVLVLEIISGKRNRGFNNPDHDLNLLGHAWALFIEDRSSEFIDASMGNTCNLSEVLRSINLGLLCVQRFPEDRPNMHYVVLMLSSEGALPQPKEPCFFTDKNMMEANSSSSNQPTITVLEAR; translated from the exons ATGGATGCTCTTACAACAGCTATATTCATCTTCTTCTATGTATTCTCCCTCTTAAGAATCTCTGCTGCAGTAGACACCATAACTGTAAATCAACCCATTAGAGATGGTGAGACCATCACTTCAGCGGGTGGGACCTTTGAATTGGGTTTCTTCAGTCCAGGTAATTCCAAGAATCGATACTTGGGGATATGGTACAAGAAAGTGGCTCCTCGGGCGGTGGTATGGGTTGCCAATAGAGAAAGTCCACTAACTGATTCATCAGGTGTTTTAAAGGTCACTCAACAGGGAATTCTTGTTGTGGTCAACGGTACTAATGGAATTCTTTGGAATTCTAATTCATCACGTTCTGCACTGGATCCAAACGCTCAGCTTTTGGAATCTGGAAATCTTGTTATGAGAAATGGCAATGATAGTGACCCAGAAAACTTCCTATGGCAGAGTTCTGATTATCTATGCGATACTCTTCTACCAGGCATGAAGTTTGGATGGAACAGAGTAACAGGCCTGGATCGGTACCTGTCATCGTGGAAGAGTGCTGATGACCCTTCTAAAGGTAATTTTACTTATGGGATTGATCTAAGTGGATTTCCACAACTATTATTGAGGAATGGTTTAGCTGTAGAGTTTCGTGCTGGACCATGGAATGGAGTTGGATTTAGTGGACTACCTCATGTAATAGAAAACTCAGTTACTAAATTTCATCTTGTTTCTAATGAAAAGgagatatatttttcttattctcttGTTGACAGCTCTGTTATAATGAGGCTTGTGTTAACTACTGATGGTTATTCACGAAGGTCTACATGgactgataaaaaaaatgaatggacTCTTAACAGAAATGCACAGAGGGATCACTGTGACAATTATGCATTATGTGGAGGATATGGAATCTGTAAGACTGCCCAATCTCAAATATGTGACTGTATGAAAGGATTTAGGCCAAAGTTCCAAATCAATTGGGACATGGCAGACTGGTCAAATGGATGCGTTCGAAGCACTCCACTGGATTGTCAGACGGATGGATTTGTAAAGTTATCTGGTGTGAAACTGCCAGACACGCGGAACTCCTCGTTTAATGAAAGCATGAACCTTAAGGAATGTGCTTCCCTCTGCTTGAGGAACTGCTCTTGCACTGCTTATGCAAATTCAGATATCAGAGGAGGAGGAAGCGGATGCTTGCTCTGGTTTGGTGAATTGATTGACATCAGAGACTTTACTCAAAATGGGCAAGAGTTTTATGCAAGGATGGCTGCAGCAGACTTAG ATGCTTTTTCAAGCACAAATAGCAGCTCCAAGAAGAAGCAAAAGCAGGTCATTGTCATCTCTATATCAATTACCGGAATAGTTCTTTTAAGTCTAGTCCTGACCTTGTATATGctgaagaagaggaagaagcagctaaagagaaaaa GATACATGGAACACAATTTAGGAGATGAAGGCCATGAGCATCTAGAGTTACCATTATTTGACTTGGATATATTATTGAATGCCACTAATAACTTTTTTAGAGATAATAAGCTTGGAGAGGGTGGTTTTGGACCTGTGTATAAG GGAATATTGCAAAAAGGACAAGAAATAGTAGTGAAGATGCTGTCAAAAACTTCTAGACAAGGATTAAAagagttcaaaaatgaagttgaatccATTGCAAAACTTCAACATCGAAATCTTGTAAAGCTTCTTGGATGTTGCATTCAAGGCCGAGAAAGGATGCTGATCTATGAATACATGCCCAACAAAAGCTTGGACCGTTTCATTTTTG ATCAGATGCGAAGTGGAGTACTAGATTGGCCTAGGTGCTTCCTCATTATCAATGGGATTGCTCGAGGCTTGCTTTACCTTCATCAAGATTCTAGACTCAGGATAATCCATAGAGATCTCAAAGCAGAAAACATTTTACTAGATAATGAAATGACACCCAAAATTTCAGACTTTGGAATAACAAGAATTTTTGGAGGAAATGAAACTGAAGCAAACACAACGAGAGTGGTTGGAACATT AGGTTATATGTCTCCAGAGTATGCAAGTGAAGGACTGTATTCCACAAAATCCGATGTTTTTAGCTTTGGTGTTTTGGTTCTAGAGATTATAAGTGGGAAGAGAAATAAAGGATTTAACAACCCAGACCACGACCTTAATCTTCTTGGGCAT GCATGGGCACTCTTTATAGAAGATAGGTCTTCAGAATTTATTGATGCATCAATGGGGAATTCCTGCAATCTATCTGAAGTGCTACGCTCAATCAATTTGGGTCTATTATGTGTGCAACGTTTCCCAGAGGATCGACCAAACATGCATTATGTGGTTTTGATGTTGAGTAGTGAGGGTGCATTACCTCAGCCCAAAGAGCCTTGTTTCTTCACTAATAAGAATATGATGGAAGCAAATTCTTCGTCTAGTAATCAACCCACCATCATGGTGTTGGAA AATCTtaggctttttatttttattttttatctggGAACAACAATGGATGCTCTTACAACAGCTGTATTCATCTTCTTCTATGTATTCTCCCTCTTAAGAATCTCTGCTGCAGTAGACACCATAACTGTAAATCAACCCATTAGAGATGGTGAGACCATCACTTCAACGGGTGGGACCTTTGAATTGGGTTTCTTCAGTCCAGGTAATTCCAAGAATCGATACTTGGGGATATGGTACAAGAAAGTGGCTCCTCGGACGGTGGTATGGGTTGCCAATAGAGAAAGTCCACTAACTGATTCATCAGGAGTTTTAAAGGTCACTCAGCAGGGAATTCTTGTTGTGGTCAACGGTACTAATGGAATTCTTTGGAATTCTAATTCATCGCGTTCTGCACTGGATCCAAACGCTCAGCTTTTGGAATCTGGAAATCTTGTTATGAGAAATGGCAATGATAGTGACCCAGAAAACTTCCTATGGCAGAGTTCTGATTATCCAGGCGATACTCTTCTACCAGGCATGAAGTTTGGATGGAACAGAGTAACAGGCCTGGATCGGTACCTGTCATCATGGACGAGTGCTGATGACCCTTCTAAAGGTAATTTTACTTATGGGATTGATCTAAGTGGATTTCCACAACTATTATTGAGGAATGGTTTAGCTGTAGAGTTTCGTGCTGGACCATGGAATGGAGTTGGATTTAGCGGACTACCTCAAGTAATAGAAAACTCAGTTActaaatttcattttgtttctaatgACAAGgagatatatttttcttattctcttGTTGACAGCTCTGTTATGATGAGGCTTGTGTTAACTCCTGATGGTTATTCACGAAGGTCTACATGgactgataaaaaaaatgaatggacTCTTTACACAACTGCACAGAGGGATCACTGTGACAATTATGCATTATGTGGAGGATATGGAATCTGTAAGACTGCCCAATCTCAAACATGTGACTGTATGAAAGGATTTAGGCCAAAGTTCCAAATCAATTGGGACATGGCAGACTGGTCAAATGGATGCGTTCGAAGCACTCCACTGGATTGTCAGACGGATGGATTTGTAAAGTTATCTGGTGTGAAACTGCCAGACACGCGGAACTCCTCGTTTAATGAAAGCATGAACCTTAAGGAATGTGCTTCCCTCTGCTTGAGGAACTGCTCTTGCACTGCTTATGGAAATTCAGATATCAGAGGAGGAGGAAGCGGATGCTTGCTCTGGTTTGGTGAATTGATTGACATCAGAGACTTTACTCAAAATGGGCAAGAGTTTTATGCAAGGATGGCTGCAGCAGACTTAG ATGCTTTTTCAAGCACAAATAGCAGCTCCAAGAAGAAGCAAAAGCAGGTCATTGTCATCTCTATATCAATTACTGGAATAGTTCTTTTAAGTCTAGTCCTGACCTTGTATATgttgaagaagaggaagaagcagctaaagagaaaaa GATACATGGAACACAATTTAGGAGATGAAGGCCATGAGCATCTAGAGTTACCATTATTTGACTTGGATATATTATTGAATGCCACTAATAACTTTTCTAGAGATAATAAGCTTGGAGAGGGTGGTTTTGGACCTGTGTATAAG GGAATATTGCAAGAAGGACAAGAAATAGCAGTGAAGATGCTGTCAAAAACTTCTAGACAAGGATTAAAagagttcaaaaatgaagttgaatccATTGCAAAACTTCAACATCGAAATCTTGTAAAGCTTCTTGGATGTTGCATTCAAGGCCGAGAAAGGATGCTGATCTATGAATACATGCCCAACAAAAGCTTGGACCGTTTCATTTTTG ATCAGATGCGAAGTGGAGTACTAGATTGGCCTAGGCGCTTCCTCATTATCAATGGGATTGCTCGAGGCTTGCTTTACCTTCATCAAGATTCTAGACTCAGGATAATCCATAGAGATCTCAAAGCAGAAAACATTTTACTAGATAATGAAATGACACCCAAAATTTCAGACTTTGGAATAGCAAGAATTTTTGGAGGAAATGAAACTGAAGCAAACACAACAAGAGTGGTTGGAACATT AGGTTATATGTCTCCAGAGTATGCAAGTGAAGGATTGTATTCCACAAAATCCGATGTTTTTAGCTTTGGTGTTTTGGTTCTAGAGATTATAAGTGGGAagagaaatagaggatttaacAACCCAGACCACGACCTTAATCTTCTTGGGCAT GCATGGGCACTCTTTATAGAAGATAGGTCTTCAGAATTTATTGATGCATCAATGGGGAATACCTGCAATCTATCTGAAGTGCTACGCTCAATCAATTTGGGTTTATTATGTGTGCAACGTTTCCCAGAGGATCGACCAAACATGCATTATGTGGTTTTGATGTTGAGTAGTGAGGGTGCATTACCTCAGCCTAAAGAGCCTTGTTTCTTCACTGATAAGAATATGATGGAAGCAAATTCTTCGTCTAGTAATCAACCCACCATCACGGTGTTGGAAGCTCGATAG